One candidate division KSB1 bacterium DNA segment encodes these proteins:
- a CDS encoding YlxR family protein: MVKRHHIPLRTCVGCRQKRPKRELIRFVCGGNGELIFDLRQILPGRGGYLCADNRCLQLAIKSRAFSRPLKATVRFDAERLKEEFATCLIRKTK, encoded by the coding sequence ATGGTAAAAAGACATCACATACCTCTGCGCACTTGCGTCGGCTGCAGGCAAAAGCGGCCGAAGCGGGAACTCATCCGCTTTGTATGCGGCGGCAACGGAGAGCTGATTTTCGATCTGCGCCAGATTCTACCCGGCCGCGGCGGCTATCTATGCGCCGACAATAGGTGTCTGCAGCTGGCGATCAAATCGCGGGCCTTTAGTCGCCCTCTAAAAGCGACAGTTCGATTTGACGCCGAAAGGCTAAAAGAGGAGTTTGCAACGTGTCTGATCCGGAAAACAAAATAA
- a CDS encoding T9SS type A sorting domain-containing protein has product MKRYRWICACLALMVLSGASTAGDFNASCTGGITQAWDQQFSAEGNLVQLIWVGPNGKIDPPNADGPNLGAPGGDDVFIRDTYIGHGYLAGYAYGRFDKLFSHSLIQPGAIVYLRAWDVPQVTNINNSYGNSELYQIQTADEFESHDFAPFAIYKYLNGETHPVELSAFNVAAVAGRVIITWTTQSESQNLGFHIFKSQSPTGQKIRANKEMIKGAINSATRQDYSWEEPIDKDGEVWYYWLADVAVDGTMRFYGPKRVETIAAPKYYSLEQNYPNPFNPSTTITFNLKEPGRVQLSVYNLRGQLVKELVNEERVAGQYSVEWNGLDGNGMRVPSGLYFYSIRVNEFAETKKMALTK; this is encoded by the coding sequence ATGAAACGCTATAGATGGATTTGCGCTTGTCTCGCTCTGATGGTGTTGAGCGGGGCATCGACGGCCGGTGACTTTAATGCGAGCTGCACCGGCGGAATCACCCAGGCATGGGATCAGCAGTTCTCTGCAGAAGGCAATTTGGTCCAGTTGATTTGGGTCGGACCGAACGGAAAGATTGATCCGCCGAACGCCGACGGCCCCAATCTCGGCGCCCCAGGCGGCGACGATGTGTTTATCCGCGACACCTACATCGGCCACGGCTATTTGGCCGGCTATGCGTACGGTCGATTCGACAAGCTGTTTTCTCATTCTCTCATCCAGCCGGGCGCCATTGTGTATTTGCGCGCGTGGGATGTCCCCCAGGTGACCAATATCAACAACAGCTACGGCAACTCTGAGCTCTATCAAATTCAAACGGCCGATGAATTCGAATCGCATGACTTTGCACCGTTCGCCATTTACAAGTATTTGAACGGAGAAACGCATCCGGTTGAACTTTCGGCCTTTAACGTGGCGGCGGTTGCCGGCCGGGTGATCATTACCTGGACGACCCAGTCGGAATCGCAAAACCTCGGCTTTCACATTTTCAAGAGTCAGTCGCCCACGGGCCAAAAGATCCGCGCCAATAAAGAGATGATCAAAGGTGCGATCAACAGCGCTACGCGGCAGGACTATTCTTGGGAAGAGCCGATCGACAAGGACGGCGAGGTGTGGTACTACTGGCTGGCCGATGTGGCGGTCGACGGCACGATGCGCTTCTACGGTCCGAAACGTGTGGAAACGATTGCCGCTCCCAAGTACTACTCTTTGGAGCAAAATTACCCGAATCCCTTCAATCCTTCCACAACCATCACCTTTAATTTGAAGGAGCCGGGTCGCGTACAGCTGAGCGTGTACAACCTGCGCGGTCAATTGGTGAAAGAGCTGGTGAACGAGGAACGCGTCGCCGGTCAATACTCGGTGGAATGGAACGGACTCGACGGCAATGGAATGCGTGTTCCCAGCGGGCTCTATTTTTACTCGATTCGCGTCAACGAGTTTGCCGAAACGAAAAAGATGGCATTGACCAAGTAA
- a CDS encoding fibronectin type III domain-containing protein, with protein sequence MKNAGSAAALRLQKKKVWLGWVLATVLFFFASESFSGSLIATWNPNKEEDLAGYKVYYGTESGKYTVEKDVGNQTVFVAENLTDGQTYYFVVKAYDFAGNLSGPSQEVSGVPGKPILVALYQPNGIKLVWTPIAEAQSYQVYKVDKPYEPNGILAATLTSAEKEYFDQDYKESSGKECYYYVRALKNGQPVYEFERVGAYSFNLKTGLNLVSLPLVPADSTVQAVFGDQLTGGEGAPEADQLRLWKGDQYYTVWYYKGPAAPQGKWVDAATGLESKQVIDPNIAFWVKIQKGHQDSLVTLTGKVPVDSNRVIRLAKGFNFVGSCYPSVVSLKDTELYQDGVVKGGLGSGNSDIVRAWADSAYVSAWVVDGTGGPLDGTWMDQSGKKESSIQFQPGRGYVIWIKGDRSNTVWTYPNPMYKKE encoded by the coding sequence ATGAAGAATGCCGGATCGGCTGCAGCGTTACGGTTGCAGAAAAAGAAGGTTTGGCTCGGTTGGGTCTTGGCAACGGTTCTCTTCTTTTTCGCCTCTGAATCTTTCAGCGGCAGCCTCATCGCTACATGGAATCCCAACAAAGAAGAAGACCTTGCCGGATACAAAGTTTATTACGGTACGGAATCCGGCAAATACACGGTGGAAAAGGATGTCGGCAACCAGACCGTGTTTGTGGCCGAGAACCTGACTGACGGCCAGACTTATTATTTTGTCGTCAAAGCGTATGACTTTGCCGGCAATCTCAGCGGTCCCTCGCAGGAGGTGAGCGGAGTGCCCGGAAAACCGATCCTGGTAGCGCTCTATCAGCCCAACGGCATCAAGCTGGTATGGACGCCGATCGCCGAAGCGCAGAGTTACCAGGTCTACAAAGTGGACAAACCCTACGAGCCTAACGGGATTTTGGCCGCCACGCTGACCAGCGCGGAAAAAGAATATTTCGATCAGGACTACAAGGAAAGCAGTGGTAAGGAATGCTATTATTATGTGCGCGCGCTGAAAAATGGGCAGCCGGTCTATGAGTTCGAAAGAGTCGGCGCCTACAGTTTTAATCTGAAAACCGGTTTGAATTTGGTCTCTTTGCCCCTCGTCCCGGCCGATTCGACGGTTCAGGCGGTTTTCGGCGATCAGTTGACCGGCGGCGAAGGCGCACCCGAAGCCGATCAACTGCGGCTGTGGAAAGGCGACCAATACTATACGGTGTGGTATTACAAAGGTCCGGCTGCACCGCAGGGCAAATGGGTCGATGCCGCTACAGGTCTCGAGTCTAAACAGGTGATCGATCCGAACATCGCCTTTTGGGTCAAGATTCAAAAGGGTCACCAGGACAGCCTGGTCACGCTGACGGGCAAAGTTCCGGTTGATTCCAATCGGGTTATTCGATTAGCGAAAGGATTCAACTTTGTCGGCTCTTGTTATCCTTCGGTCGTCTCCTTAAAGGATACCGAGCTTTACCAGGACGGCGTGGTGAAAGGCGGTTTGGGAAGCGGCAATTCGGATATTGTCAGGGCCTGGGCTGACAGCGCTTATGTGAGCGCTTGGGTGGTCGACGGAACCGGCGGACCATTGGACGGCACCTGGATGGATCAGAGCGGCAAAAAGGAATCATCCATCCAATTCCAGCCGGGAAGAGGTTACGTCATTTGGATCAAAGGGGATCGGTCGAACACGGTGTGGACCTATCCCAATCCGATGTATAAAAAAGAATAG
- a CDS encoding endonuclease III, producing MQDLLQNVHWATYKLEEFFGEPQRDTSCNPLDSLILTILSQNTNDANRDLAYARLRERFPDWNQLAAAPLAEIAAAIRPAGLGNQKAQTLKSVLQWLLETYGSLNLDFLCSLPPEEAQRLFTARKGIGIKTISVVLMACCGADVFPVDTHVHRICRRLGWVPPNASAEKTHHLMQPLVPKGKAYSLHMNLLKLGRSLCKAQKPRCRDCPLAELCPSAGTF from the coding sequence ATGCAGGATCTTTTGCAGAACGTTCATTGGGCCACCTACAAGTTGGAAGAGTTTTTCGGCGAACCGCAACGCGATACTTCGTGCAATCCGCTCGACAGTTTGATTCTCACCATACTATCGCAAAACACCAACGATGCCAACCGCGACCTCGCCTATGCCCGACTGCGCGAGCGGTTTCCCGACTGGAACCAACTGGCCGCAGCGCCGCTCGCCGAAATCGCCGCCGCCATCCGCCCCGCCGGTCTCGGCAACCAAAAGGCGCAAACCCTCAAAAGCGTACTGCAGTGGCTGCTCGAAACTTACGGCAGTCTGAATCTGGACTTTCTCTGCAGCCTGCCGCCCGAAGAGGCGCAAAGGCTGTTTACGGCGCGCAAAGGCATCGGCATCAAGACCATCAGCGTCGTTCTCATGGCCTGCTGCGGCGCCGACGTTTTTCCGGTCGACACTCATGTGCACCGCATCTGCAGGCGCCTCGGCTGGGTGCCGCCTAACGCCTCGGCAGAGAAAACGCATCATCTCATGCAGCCGCTGGTGCCCAAAGGCAAGGCCTATTCGCTGCACATGAACCTGTTGAAACTGGGACGTTCCCTCTGTAAAGCGCAAAAACCGCGCTGCCGGGATTGTCCCTTGGCCGAACTCTGTCCTTCCGCCGGCACCTTTTAA
- a CDS encoding ATP-binding protein: MTPQELNEFQELVVDQELRIREWSGGLFAYKELGRAPAPGGKLSDVLGPIWDETVRQLCREALEKGRTGNFIYEGRHDGSRISLDIEAAPKVENEHIFGVVLTIRDVTVARRFEQHQVLRERMKIVGRLATQIVHSMNNPIAAVLNSLGGLLMEDFTRMEPKRLQQELKAVQEQIYQIALVTNSLAAFAGNSEQNFKLIQPNRIVENTVHLMRLLYASKPIDYRLECAEDLPRILGNEVTLEQALINICRNAVEAMNYEGVLTITTGKDPQFTDFINITVSDTGNAIPESERMAVFEPFYTTKEGHQGLGLTVCYGIISSHNGNIEITANSDKGTAVIISLPIAKI; encoded by the coding sequence ATGACGCCTCAGGAACTCAACGAGTTCCAGGAGCTGGTAGTCGATCAGGAGCTGCGCATCCGCGAATGGAGCGGCGGACTCTTTGCATATAAAGAGCTCGGTCGTGCGCCTGCGCCGGGGGGAAAACTATCCGACGTGCTTGGTCCCATTTGGGACGAAACGGTCAGGCAGCTTTGCCGCGAGGCGTTGGAAAAGGGTCGGACAGGCAATTTCATTTACGAGGGTCGGCACGACGGCAGCCGCATCTCATTGGATATCGAAGCCGCCCCGAAGGTGGAAAACGAGCACATCTTCGGTGTGGTGTTGACCATTCGCGACGTGACTGTTGCCAGACGCTTCGAACAGCATCAGGTGCTGCGGGAGCGGATGAAGATCGTCGGCAGATTGGCGACGCAGATTGTCCACAGCATGAACAATCCGATTGCCGCGGTGCTGAATTCTCTGGGCGGTTTGCTCATGGAAGACTTTACGCGGATGGAGCCGAAGCGGCTGCAGCAGGAGCTCAAAGCGGTGCAGGAGCAAATTTATCAAATCGCTTTGGTCACCAATTCCCTGGCCGCTTTTGCCGGCAATTCGGAACAGAATTTCAAGCTGATCCAGCCGAACCGTATTGTGGAAAATACGGTGCATTTGATGCGGCTCTTGTACGCTTCCAAACCGATCGATTATCGGTTAGAGTGCGCCGAAGATCTGCCGCGCATTTTGGGCAACGAAGTGACGCTGGAACAGGCGCTGATCAACATCTGCCGTAATGCCGTCGAGGCGATGAACTATGAAGGCGTCCTGACGATAACAACCGGAAAAGATCCGCAGTTTACCGATTTCATCAACATTACTGTATCCGATACGGGAAACGCCATCCCAGAAAGCGAGCGAATGGCGGTTTTCGAACCTTTCTACACGACCAAGGAGGGACACCAGGGATTGGGATTAACGGTTTGTTACGGCATTATTTCCAGCCACAACGGAAATATCGAAATCACTGCAAATTCGGACAAGGGTACGGCAGTCATCATCTCTCTGCCGATTGCGAAAATCTAA
- a CDS encoding polysaccharide export protein: protein MMRSRLWAVAMMAFLSCAINPQIQVREEAEEVHEAPKPAARQSLTTPVIEEDYRIGYGDELEIKFFNNSEYNEIVQVRPDGKISLQRLGDLRVVGMTISKLDDLITQAYADILVDPEVTVFLRSAGGRRVYVMGQVQQPGGYELVRGMSVLRAIAAAGGPTNGAKMNSVMLLRRDEQNGVTASRLDLTLNNNAARLAANDLALQAFDLVYVPKTFIADVDAWASQFYRIVLTPLDVYSRAVYYQRAFDGK from the coding sequence ATGATGCGGAGCAGACTCTGGGCAGTTGCGATGATGGCGTTTCTTTCGTGCGCCATCAATCCGCAAATCCAGGTGCGCGAAGAGGCGGAAGAGGTGCATGAAGCGCCGAAACCGGCGGCCCGTCAGTCACTGACCACGCCGGTCATCGAAGAGGACTATCGTATCGGTTACGGCGACGAATTGGAGATCAAGTTCTTTAACAACAGCGAATACAACGAGATCGTCCAGGTTCGGCCGGACGGCAAGATCAGTCTGCAGCGACTTGGAGATCTGCGCGTTGTCGGCATGACGATCAGCAAGTTGGACGACCTGATCACCCAGGCGTATGCGGACATTCTGGTCGACCCGGAGGTCACTGTTTTTCTGCGCAGTGCCGGCGGCAGGCGTGTGTACGTTATGGGACAGGTACAGCAGCCGGGAGGCTACGAGCTGGTGCGGGGCATGTCGGTGTTGAGGGCGATTGCCGCGGCAGGCGGCCCGACGAACGGCGCAAAAATGAACAGCGTCATGCTGCTTCGCCGCGACGAGCAGAACGGCGTTACGGCTTCGCGTCTCGATCTGACGCTGAACAATAACGCCGCCAGGCTTGCCGCAAACGATCTGGCGCTGCAGGCATTCGATCTTGTCTATGTTCCAAAAACTTTTATTGCCGACGTCGACGCCTGGGCAAGCCAGTTCTATCGCATCGTCCTTACGCCGCTCGACGTCTACAGCCGAGCCGTTTACTATCAACGGGCTTTTGATGGAAAATAG
- a CDS encoding helix-turn-helix transcriptional regulator, with the protein MRNQLKIKRWESGIKQYELAILLGCSSTYLSMVENGRIEPTEQFKSKAAEIFNTTVEELFSPTTRFRVPEAAVFSANLNE; encoded by the coding sequence ATGCGCAATCAGCTGAAAATCAAGCGCTGGGAAAGCGGCATCAAGCAATACGAACTGGCGATTCTGTTGGGCTGTTCGTCCACCTATTTGTCCATGGTGGAGAACGGCCGCATCGAACCGACCGAACAGTTCAAAAGCAAAGCCGCCGAGATTTTCAACACGACGGTGGAGGAACTTTTTAGTCCGACCACCCGCTTTCGCGTCCCTGAAGCGGCGGTATTCTCTGCCAATCTGAACGAATGA
- a CDS encoding Wzz/FepE/Etk N-terminal domain-containing protein, which produces MENSLYRNMIAEDALDRPLTFSALLTMMRHRGKVILVWLAAAVLGCLFYYALQKPEYESSAKVLVNHVDDYEKQIGAPSGRSSYDPVSTEISLIKSRSTLEKVVEEIDLGSTKKQRDSADERTRQVERLLRELKVEREKDTNVLIITFRADDPYTAKEVVDCVIRQYQQQRPRLSRDERAFEFFDRQIARLKSTIDSLEYNGLQFRNAEAVLLPDRQSDILFASMADFDRELTRVRAQRIARESRLRALEEQGQNGNESAVVSLSDGEWGPAEHLNQLRQNLLQLQNRRNTLRLKYTEKHPEVQAVLQDIQNTEREIQRQIASMIEAEQTAVRMLKAQESELTRSMSELAGKISDLSRKEYELGRRTIGIDELKQVYAALLRHREEARLAADKKEYLVQVQVVDWGNLPTAPCGRSIVVLLALFVACGLCVGFAWVIAIEHLDRSIYSVDDAEAATGLTLIAVVSDDPRIAALHPPTKRPLAEPATKVYQ; this is translated from the coding sequence ATGGAAAATAGCCTCTACAGAAATATGATTGCGGAAGATGCTCTCGATCGACCGTTAACGTTTTCCGCCCTTTTGACGATGATGAGGCACAGAGGGAAGGTCATTCTGGTGTGGCTGGCGGCGGCCGTTCTCGGTTGCCTGTTCTACTATGCCCTGCAAAAGCCGGAATACGAAAGCTCCGCCAAGGTGCTGGTCAATCATGTCGACGACTATGAAAAGCAGATCGGTGCGCCGAGCGGACGTTCGTCCTACGATCCGGTAAGCACCGAAATTTCGCTTATCAAGAGCCGTTCTACCCTTGAAAAAGTGGTCGAGGAGATTGATTTGGGATCGACTAAAAAGCAAAGGGACAGCGCCGATGAAAGAACTCGGCAAGTGGAGCGTCTGCTGCGCGAGCTGAAGGTCGAACGCGAAAAGGACACCAATGTGTTGATCATCACCTTTCGCGCCGACGATCCTTATACGGCAAAAGAGGTGGTCGACTGCGTCATCCGGCAATATCAGCAGCAACGGCCGCGGCTCAGCCGCGACGAGCGGGCATTCGAGTTTTTCGATCGTCAAATTGCCAGGCTCAAGAGTACCATCGACAGCCTCGAATACAACGGACTGCAGTTTCGCAACGCCGAAGCGGTGCTGTTGCCCGATCGGCAGTCGGATATCCTTTTTGCCTCGATGGCGGATTTTGATCGGGAGTTGACGCGCGTACGGGCGCAGCGGATCGCACGCGAATCTCGCCTGCGGGCGCTGGAGGAGCAGGGGCAAAACGGCAACGAGTCGGCCGTTGTTTCGCTCTCCGACGGCGAATGGGGTCCGGCCGAGCATTTGAATCAATTGCGTCAAAACCTGCTGCAGCTGCAGAATCGCCGCAACACACTGCGGCTCAAGTACACTGAAAAGCACCCGGAGGTTCAGGCGGTTCTGCAGGATATTCAGAACACCGAGAGGGAAATTCAACGGCAAATTGCCTCAATGATCGAAGCCGAACAGACGGCGGTCCGCATGCTCAAAGCTCAGGAAAGTGAACTGACGCGCAGCATGAGCGAGCTGGCCGGAAAAATTTCCGACTTGTCGCGCAAGGAATATGAGCTCGGCAGACGGACGATCGGCATCGACGAGCTGAAGCAGGTCTATGCCGCGCTGCTTCGCCACCGTGAGGAGGCGCGTTTGGCCGCCGACAAAAAAGAGTACTTGGTGCAGGTGCAGGTGGTTGATTGGGGAAATCTGCCCACAGCCCCCTGCGGTCGGAGCATCGTCGTGCTGTTGGCCCTCTTTGTCGCCTGCGGGTTATGTGTCGGATTTGCGTGGGTCATTGCAATTGAACACCTTGACCGGTCGATTTACTCGGTCGATGATGCAGAAGCGGCTACCGGTTTGACGCTGATCGCCGTGGTCTCCGACGATCCGCGCATCGCTGCTCTGCATCCGCCGACCAAACGGCCGCTTGCCGAACCGGCAACAAAAGTTTATCAATAA
- a CDS encoding MGMT family protein, which translates to MSCENANGFFNAVYRLVRRIPAGRVATYGQIAAMLGHPRAARTVGWALHALPHDSDVPWWRVINAAGRPSIDCMEHSADLQRLLLEKEGIVFDERGCTDLSRFRWQP; encoded by the coding sequence GTGTCGTGCGAAAATGCAAACGGCTTTTTCAACGCCGTGTACCGGCTCGTCCGCCGCATACCGGCGGGGCGGGTGGCTACCTACGGCCAAATCGCCGCCATGCTCGGACATCCGCGCGCCGCGCGCACCGTCGGTTGGGCATTGCACGCTCTGCCGCATGACAGCGATGTGCCGTGGTGGCGGGTGATCAATGCCGCCGGACGCCCGAGCATCGACTGCATGGAACACAGCGCCGATCTGCAGCGACTGCTGCTCGAAAAAGAAGGCATCGTTTTCGACGAACGCGGCTGCACGGATTTGTCGCGCTTTCGTTGGCAGCCTTAA
- a CDS encoding AAA family ATPase, with product MVLKYFNLKQEPFANTPDPRFLFRSASHHEALERLTAAVSLRRGICAVVAEPGLGKSTIIRTLLEGLNSQVNFAWVFNTTLNPTELLRFICRDFGLIPTGKDKADLLIELYTFLVREHNNGRISLLIVDEAQNLSPEALEEIRLLSNLETKSHKLLQIILSGQPQLDVYLKQPEMIQLRQRIACQVNLARLTPEESAAYICHRLAAAGAKDVSWFTREAMQRIGRLSEGIPRIINQMCDAAMTVAATEHRPRIEEALIDELLQRGVIMAPRSKASKPMPPKSAVIPKAAEPPIRTAAPRDAAPTVKPRKSIIWEKKDLFDAVDLTELLSVI from the coding sequence ATGGTTCTCAAGTACTTTAACCTCAAACAAGAGCCCTTTGCCAACACGCCGGATCCGCGCTTTCTCTTTCGCAGCGCCTCGCATCACGAAGCGTTGGAGCGGTTGACGGCAGCCGTCAGCTTGCGCCGCGGCATCTGCGCCGTGGTGGCGGAGCCAGGGTTGGGCAAGAGCACGATTATCCGCACCCTGCTCGAGGGTTTGAACTCCCAAGTCAATTTCGCCTGGGTGTTCAATACCACCTTGAATCCGACCGAGCTGCTGCGTTTCATCTGCCGCGATTTCGGTCTCATTCCCACCGGCAAGGACAAGGCTGACCTGCTGATTGAGCTGTACACCTTTCTGGTGCGGGAGCATAATAACGGGCGCATCTCTTTGTTGATCGTCGATGAGGCGCAGAATCTTTCACCCGAGGCGCTCGAAGAGATTCGTCTTCTCTCCAATTTGGAGACCAAATCGCACAAGCTGCTGCAGATCATTCTCTCCGGACAGCCGCAGCTCGATGTCTATCTCAAACAGCCGGAAATGATTCAGCTCAGGCAGCGGATCGCCTGTCAAGTCAACTTGGCGCGCCTGACGCCGGAAGAATCCGCGGCTTACATCTGCCATCGCCTGGCTGCTGCGGGCGCAAAGGATGTGTCCTGGTTTACTCGGGAAGCGATGCAGCGCATCGGTCGGCTGTCGGAAGGCATTCCGCGGATCATCAACCAGATGTGCGACGCGGCGATGACCGTGGCGGCAACAGAGCACCGGCCGCGCATAGAGGAAGCCTTGATCGACGAGCTGCTGCAGAGGGGCGTCATCATGGCGCCGCGTTCAAAGGCCTCCAAGCCGATGCCCCCGAAAAGTGCCGTTATTCCCAAAGCAGCCGAGCCGCCGATTCGTACTGCTGCCCCGCGAGACGCTGCACCGACGGTTAAACCGCGAAAGAGCATCATTTGGGAAAAGAAGGATCTTTTCGACGCCGTCGATTTGACCGAGCTCCTCTCGGTTATTTGA
- a CDS encoding sigma-54 dependent transcriptional regulator has product MQQEKILIIDDQEQVLKSIGELLKRSNYHCITAKSAAEGMVLLQKERPMVVITDLRMEKEKSGIEVLEQAKAIDPEVVVLLYTAYGDVAVTREAFIKGAFDFIPKVIQTHHDILVPVERAFKFARVVKENRLLKSQLNLEQESTFFGAVAVSRVMLELFENVKRIAQTQANVMIIGETGTGKEVIARGIHHYSRRASESFVPVVISALPESLLEGELFGHVKGAFTNATTDKPGLFEAADKGTIFLDEIGEVPIELQPKLLRVLEERKVRRIGSVKERDIDVRIVSATNRDPQQLIEEGKLRSDLFYRLNVVSIEVPPLRERREDVPILAYHFLKKFRSQGLVEVEKFTPEALMVLQEYNWPGNVRQLRNAVESAVAVATTPEIRVEDLPAFLRPAQRKVIVDTSENLDFKTAKEQLIRNFERQYLEELLKKHNNNISKVAAEAGLNRKSIYRMLEDLNIEIRNK; this is encoded by the coding sequence ATGCAGCAGGAAAAAATATTGATCATCGACGACCAGGAGCAGGTGCTCAAGTCAATCGGCGAGCTGTTGAAACGTTCCAACTACCATTGCATCACCGCAAAAAGCGCTGCGGAAGGCATGGTTTTGCTGCAGAAAGAGCGGCCAATGGTGGTCATTACCGATCTGCGTATGGAAAAGGAAAAGTCGGGCATAGAAGTGTTGGAACAGGCCAAGGCCATCGACCCCGAGGTGGTTGTACTGCTCTATACCGCTTACGGCGATGTGGCGGTGACGCGCGAAGCGTTTATCAAGGGCGCGTTCGATTTCATCCCGAAAGTGATTCAAACTCATCACGACATTCTGGTGCCGGTGGAACGGGCGTTCAAATTTGCCCGCGTCGTCAAGGAAAATCGGCTGCTCAAAAGCCAGCTCAATCTGGAGCAGGAGAGCACATTCTTCGGCGCCGTCGCCGTCAGCCGAGTGATGCTCGAGCTGTTCGAAAACGTCAAGCGGATTGCGCAGACCCAGGCGAACGTCATGATCATCGGCGAAACCGGCACAGGCAAAGAGGTCATTGCCCGCGGTATTCACCATTACAGCCGGCGCGCGAGCGAATCGTTTGTGCCGGTGGTCATCAGCGCGTTGCCGGAAAGCCTCTTGGAAGGGGAACTCTTTGGCCATGTCAAAGGCGCGTTTACCAACGCCACCACCGACAAGCCGGGGCTTTTCGAGGCCGCCGATAAAGGAACCATCTTTTTGGACGAAATCGGCGAAGTACCGATCGAACTGCAGCCCAAGCTGCTGCGGGTGCTGGAGGAGCGCAAAGTGCGGCGCATCGGCAGCGTGAAGGAGCGGGACATCGACGTGCGCATCGTCAGCGCCACTAACCGCGACCCCCAGCAGCTGATCGAAGAGGGCAAGTTGCGCTCCGATCTCTTTTATCGGCTCAACGTCGTCAGCATCGAAGTGCCGCCGTTGCGCGAGCGCCGCGAAGATGTGCCCATTTTGGCCTACCATTTTCTCAAGAAATTCCGCAGCCAGGGTCTGGTAGAAGTGGAAAAGTTTACGCCGGAAGCGCTGATGGTGCTGCAGGAGTACAATTGGCCGGGAAACGTGCGTCAGTTGCGCAATGCCGTGGAAAGTGCTGTTGCCGTAGCCACCACGCCTGAGATTCGTGTTGAAGATCTGCCGGCCTTTTTGCGACCCGCCCAGCGCAAGGTGATCGTCGATACCTCGGAGAATCTCGACTTTAAAACCGCAAAAGAGCAGTTGATCCGCAATTTTGAGCGGCAGTATCTGGAAGAGTTGCTGAAAAAGCACAACAACAACATCAGCAAAGTCGCTGCAGAAGCAGGTTTGAACCGCAAGTCCATCTATCGCATGCTGGAGGATCTGAACATCGAGATCCGAAATAAATAA
- a CDS encoding response regulator produces the protein MERAKTIVIGTLDHQIFANLNTHLASAAYEVRLVQRGLRILSEILDQEVDLLILDLDLAGVIGIEILPLIRRLRPRLPIILITDDLNLRIRKMAAELGVSYQAYKPVTPSETEAIITAAERLIEKSSSLSCPAIMN, from the coding sequence ATGGAAAGGGCGAAGACGATAGTTATCGGCACCTTGGATCATCAGATTTTCGCAAATCTGAACACGCATCTGGCCTCCGCCGCATATGAGGTTCGACTGGTGCAAAGGGGGTTGCGCATTCTTTCAGAAATTCTCGACCAGGAAGTGGATCTTTTAATTTTGGATCTTGATTTGGCAGGAGTGATCGGCATCGAAATTTTGCCGTTGATTCGCCGCCTGCGGCCGCGGTTGCCGATCATTCTCATCACCGACGATCTGAATTTGCGCATTCGTAAAATGGCGGCTGAACTGGGGGTCAGCTATCAGGCTTACAAACCGGTCACCCCTTCGGAAACCGAGGCGATCATTACGGCCGCAGAACGACTGATCGAAAAAAGCTCTTCCCTCAGCTGCCCGGCAATTATGAATTAA
- a CDS encoding QueT transporter family protein, producing the protein MNVLQKILHKKPMTRIVTLSAIIAALYAATTVLLAPFSYGPMQVRIAEALTVLPYLYPEAIPGLYFGCMAANIWGGYGPIDIFGGSAVTLVAALLTFYLRRFGKPWLAPLPPVVLNALAVGYYLHLLTETPLGLSIGMVGAGQLIACFGLGLPLLYALSRRNLF; encoded by the coding sequence ATGAACGTTCTGCAAAAGATCCTGCATAAAAAACCCATGACCCGAATAGTGACGCTATCTGCGATTATTGCGGCGCTCTACGCGGCGACCACAGTTCTGTTGGCGCCGTTCAGCTACGGTCCCATGCAGGTGCGCATCGCCGAGGCGCTGACGGTGCTGCCTTATCTGTATCCCGAAGCCATCCCCGGCCTGTATTTCGGCTGCATGGCGGCGAACATTTGGGGCGGCTATGGACCGATCGATATTTTCGGCGGCAGCGCCGTTACCTTAGTGGCCGCGCTGCTGACGTTTTATCTTCGGCGGTTCGGAAAACCGTGGCTGGCGCCGCTGCCGCCGGTCGTTTTGAATGCTCTGGCGGTCGGGTATTACCTTCATTTGCTTACCGAGACGCCGCTTGGGTTGAGCATCGGCATGGTGGGAGCGGGGCAGCTCATCGCCTGTTTCGGGCTTGGGCTTCCGCTCCTCTATGCGCTTTCCCGTCGGAATCTCTTTTGA